In Glandiceps talaboti chromosome 6, keGlaTala1.1, whole genome shotgun sequence, one DNA window encodes the following:
- the LOC144436294 gene encoding leucine-rich repeat-containing protein 40-like: MKSLQQLYLRHNKLLELPELPNCSSLKELHVGNNQITEVSKTHLQHLGSISVLDVRDNKLKTLPDEIVLLNSLQRLDLTNNNISSLPNELGNLPALKSLVVDGNPLRSLRRDIVNRGTQAILKYLRSRIEEPAKDTTDAGSPEEGPSASIASIGMTSAVQGNTLDYSNKKLTTLPATIFQPAKDAEVTSVNFSKNQLTEFPVNVLVLSNTVQVLNLGINKLRSIPTDLQMMVHLTSLDLRNNMIGSLPPDLCTLVQLREIILSCNQFKELPSVLYSLNKLENILASDNQIKFIDVPGLLRLPALSTLDLQNNDIAQVPPELGNITCLRSLQLSGNAFRNPRPAVLAKGTLPLLAYLRDKIPTP, from the exons ATGAAATCTTTACAACAACTGTACCTAAGACATAATAAGTTGTTAGAACTTCCAGAATTACCAAACTGTTCCTCACTCAAG GAGTTACATGTTGGTAATAACCAGATCACTGAAGTATCTAAAACCCATTTACAACACCTTGGTAGTATCTCGGTACTTGATGTCCGTGATAATAAATTGAAGACACTACCAGATGAGATAGTACTGTTGAATAGTTTGCAGCGACTAGATCTGACAAATAACAATATTTCCAG CCTGCCTAATGAGCTAGGTAATCTCCCAGCTTTGAAATCTCTTGTAGTTGATGGCAATCCATTGAGAAGTCTTCGTAGGGATATTGTTAAT AGAGGCACACAAGCCATATTGAAGTATCTCCGTAGTCGGATAGAGGAGCCAGCCAAGGATACAACTGATGCCGGATCACCTGAGGAAGGACCATCAGCTTCCATTGCCTCCATCGGAATGACGTCAGCTGTGCAAGGAAATACACTCGATTATAG TAACAAGAAACTGACAACACTACCAGCAACTATCTTTCAACCAGCTAAGGATGCTGAAGTAACTAGTGTTAATTTCAGTAAAAATCAACTGACAGAGTTTCCAGTGAA tgTCCTTGTTCTGAGTAATACAGTACAAGTATTAAACCTTGGCATTAATAAATTGAGAAGTATTCCAACAGATCTACAGATGATGGTACATTTAACAAGTCTAGATCTAAG GAATAACATGATAGGCAGTTTACCTCCTGATTTGTGTACACTGGTTCAACTCCGTGAAATCATCCTGTCGTGCAATCAGTTCAAGGAGCTGCCGTCAGTGTTGTATTCACTTAACAAACTAGAAAACATCCTGGCTAGTGACAACCAAATCAAGTTTATTGACGTACCAGGGTTGCTACGGTTACCAGCTTTGTCAACATTAGatctacaaaataatgacatcgCACAAGTTCCACCAGAATTGGGAAATATTACATGTCTGAG GTCTCTTCAGCTCAGTGGAAATGCATTCCGTAATCCTCGGCCTGCTGTACTCGCAAAGGGTACACTACCATTGTTAGCATACCTACGTGACAAAATCCCAACACCATAG